A region of the Candidatus Nanopelagicales bacterium genome:
ACACCGACTTCAACGGTACGGTTCCGCGCTATGTCGGAACGCCAGAGCGGGGCGGGTATTGGATCGAAGCGCGCGAGTATGACCGCGCGCTGGCCGAGTACAACGAACGCATCCGGCGTGAGGACGAAGAACGACGTCGCCAGTCCTGGATGAATTGAGGGAGCGGCGGGCATGTCTTTCTTCGCCGATCTGCCGCCGCATCTCCAGGAGCGCGTCGTCTGCTCGATCTCGGCCG
Encoded here:
- a CDS encoding TrbM/KikA/MpfK family conjugal transfer protein — translated: TDFNGTVPRYVGTPERGGYWIEAREYDRALAEYNERIRREDEERRRQSWMN